A segment of the Marinomonas posidonica IVIA-Po-181 genome:
GCAGCAAGAAAGTTAACCAAGTAACCGCACATTAGTGCGCCACCAATCACGCCAATTAAATACCCGAGTAATGTCTTTTTACCCATTTCTTTGCCGATTACGCCCAATGTGGCAATGTTGGTTGCTGGTCCCGCCATCATAAACACCAAAACGGCACCTGGTGATACACCGGCTAAAAGCAGTCCTGCGGCAATGGGTGTGGAAGCTGTTGCGCAAATGTACATAGGAATAGAAATGATGACCATGATGAGCATCGCGAGAATGCCGTCTCCCCATTGGGCTAAAAAGCCACTGGGTAAATAAGCTTGTACTAATGCGGCAAAACCGATGCCGATTATTAACCACATACTGATGTCATCCACCAAGTTAGTGGCTGAAAAGCGTAATCCTTTTTGTATTTTTTGGGCCGCGTTGTTCATACGGTTGGTTTTTTGGGTGCTGCAGGAGGAATTAGGTGCGACGTTGTTTTGTTGTTTCTTGTTGATTGAACAACAAGAGTTTGAGGTGTTTTTGTCGTTGGACGAATTTGCCGCCGTGTTGTGAGCGGATTTTGGCATTATTGAGTGAGATGAGGCACAACAGGATGGTGTATTGTCTGTTAGCTTGTCGTCAACGGAATAAGAGGATTTGCTTTGCTTATCTAATGAGTTTACGAATAAGCCCGCAAGAATGGCGCTAAAAATGGCTGCAATTGGTCGAACAATGGCCATGAAAGGTCCAAGCATAACGTAGGATACGGAGATAGAATCGACGCCTGTTTCCGGTGTTGAAACGAGAAAAGAGCTGGTGGCGGCTTTTGAGGCTCCAGCTCGGCGTAAACCCATGGCCGCTGGAATCACACCACATGAACAGAGAGGCAAGGGAGCGCCGATGAAGGCGGCTTTTACTGTGGTTTTGATGTCATGACCACCCAGCTGTTGGTTCATCCAATTTATTGGAATACAGGTTTTCATTATGCCAGCCAAAGCAAGGCCAAAAATGAACCATGGAGCGGATTCTAAAAACAATTGATAAAAGTGAGATAAAAACAACATGTCATTGATCTCCTTGATGAACGGAAGATTCATATTGGACTTCGTTTGTGTCTTGTTCTAATGCTTCTAGAATGGTGCAATGAACGGCACTTTCATGGCCACCACAGCAGGCATCGGAGAGTTTTTTTAACGAGCTCTGAAAGCATTTTAATTCGGCTATTTTAGCTTCGATTTCAGTCAATTTATCGTCTACCAGCTGCTTTACATCTGAGCAAGAATTGCTCTCTTTGTTGATTTCAATGGACAGCAATTCTTGGGTTTCAGCTAGGGTAAATCCCACTCCTTTGGCTCGTAATATGAAATGTAAAATGTCTTTGTCTTGTTCCGAATACAGTCGATAGCCTGAGTCTGAGCGAGCTGATGCATGCAATAATCCGCTTTTTTCATAAAAGCGTAAGGTGTCTTTATTGATCTTGTAGAGTGTTGCGAGTTCGCCAATTCGATACATGGTGTTTAGATCCGTCTGGTCACGAAGTGTTAGAAGGAATTATAAACCTTGGAGTTAGGTCCAAGGTCAAGCAAAGGCAAAATTTAATTGCTCAAACAAACATTCGTATCAAATTGATCAACGTTTTCTTTTGTCACTATGTTTGGGAAAGGTATTTGAATGCTCAATGTCTCGCTTGCATCGGCTACTTTGTTATCTAAGCAATTAGGCAGCTTTTCAGGGGAAGGTTGCTCATCCAATGTTCTGTTCTTCAAATACCTCTTTGGCGATTTTTTGAAAAGACTGAAAGGCGAATTGCTCCTGTAAAGGACTGACACACCATAGGTACAAATCGCGGGAGACAGGTTGAATGTGTTCGAGCTTAAGTTCACAGATCGAAAATTCTTCTTTGATCACGGTAACAGGGAAGTGAGGTAGTGCGGCGAGATAGCGGCCAGACGCTAACATTTTCATGAGCATATAAGCATCATTGCGGAATACGGCTTTGGTTCTTGCGCCGTGGATGCCATAGGATGAGAGCATTTCAGTGGTTTGTTGTTCAAAGTAAGAAGCGATTCCTAAGCTTAACCAGTCAAGAGACATAAAGTCATCAATCTGAATATCACTTCTATTGGCCAGTGGGTGTTGTTGGCCGCAGAAGATGCCTATTTTGTCTTCTTTTAGTCGTTCGCTATAAAGGCTGGTGGTGTTTCTGTCTGATGATTGCGGTGCAATGACGATATCAAATTGATCATCGAGTAACCCTTCCAATGCAACAGAGGGGTTTAAGCAGGTTATGGTCAAAGACACGTCTGGGTGTTCTTCAATCATGCGATCAATCACTTTGGGCAATACTCCCATTGCTAAAAGGGAGCCAGAAGCAATGCGCAAATTTTGTTTAATGCCTAATTTATATCGAGAAACTTGTTCCTGTGCAGCACCTAGACGACGGGTAATGGCTCGGCCTTCTCTAGCAAGGGATTCTCCCACTTGGGTACTGGTCACGCCAAAGCGGCTGCGAGTAAAAAGCTGGGTGCCGGCTTGCATCTCTAAGGTCGCCATTGCTCGGGTCAGAGTGGGCTGAGCAAGATTAAGGTATTCTGCCGCCGCGGTAATGGAGCCTTTATCAAGAATGGTGGCTAAGTATATAAGGTGTTTGGACTCCATAAGGGCATTCTCTTATTCGTCAATTGTTTATCTTATTGTGTTTATTATTTGGAAATTGGCGACACTCGTTGAATATTCTCGATTCGCAAACGGCGCATTTTTGTTTGTCTATCTTATCCAGCATCATGCTGATGGCTTGGTTTGAATTATCGAATATATGATGCTTTAACAGGTTCTGAAAGGTTGGCATCGAGTCAATTTCATCGGATACCGTACCTTTTAAGGAACACATAAGTAAATCCCCGCCGAGTTTATTGATGCGCTCTATTTCTGATTCCAGCAAAAGAACGCCTGAGGCGTCCATGAAATTAATGCCTTTAGCAACCAATATGAGGTTGCTACGACCCAGCTGCGTGCGTTTAGACATTTCTTTTTGCACGTAATCGACAGAACCAAAATATAACGAACCATCAATTCGAATCATTTGAAATTGTGGGCATGTGTTTAAGTCATATCGATCGATGTTACGAATCATTCGATGTTTTGTGGTTTGAAGAGGCGCCACTTCAATGAGGCGTGGGCGAGATGTTCGACGCAGATAAAAGCCGATGGATAAAATAATACCTAGGTAAATTGCGTATTCTAACGGGATAAACAGAGTCGATAAAAACGTCCCT
Coding sequences within it:
- a CDS encoding SO_0444 family Cu/Zn efflux transporter, which codes for MLFLSHFYQLFLESAPWFIFGLALAGIMKTCIPINWMNQQLGGHDIKTTVKAAFIGAPLPLCSCGVIPAAMGLRRAGASKAATSSFLVSTPETGVDSISVSYVMLGPFMAIVRPIAAIFSAILAGLFVNSLDKQSKSSYSVDDKLTDNTPSCCASSHSIMPKSAHNTAANSSNDKNTSNSCCSINKKQQNNVAPNSSCSTQKTNRMNNAAQKIQKGLRFSATNLVDDISMWLIIGIGFAALVQAYLPSGFLAQWGDGILAMLIMVIISIPMYICATASTPIAAGLLLAGVSPGAVLVFMMAGPATNIATLGVIGKEMGKKTLLGYLIGVIGGALMCGYLVNFLAAQFHIEIQPQIGPEHALLPYWLILSSATLLAFLISLSFIKKAKNLLK
- the zntR gene encoding Zn(2+)-responsive transcriptional regulator, which produces MYRIGELATLYKINKDTLRFYEKSGLLHASARSDSGYRLYSEQDKDILHFILRAKGVGFTLAETQELLSIEINKESNSCSDVKQLVDDKLTEIEAKIAELKCFQSSLKKLSDACCGGHESAVHCTILEALEQDTNEVQYESSVHQGDQ
- a CDS encoding LysR family transcriptional regulator, translated to MESKHLIYLATILDKGSITAAAEYLNLAQPTLTRAMATLEMQAGTQLFTRSRFGVTSTQVGESLAREGRAITRRLGAAQEQVSRYKLGIKQNLRIASGSLLAMGVLPKVIDRMIEEHPDVSLTITCLNPSVALEGLLDDQFDIVIAPQSSDRNTTSLYSERLKEDKIGIFCGQQHPLANRSDIQIDDFMSLDWLSLGIASYFEQQTTEMLSSYGIHGARTKAVFRNDAYMLMKMLASGRYLAALPHFPVTVIKEEFSICELKLEHIQPVSRDLYLWCVSPLQEQFAFQSFQKIAKEVFEEQNIG